The following DNA comes from Mesorhizobium sp. B2-1-8.
GGATCAACGCATCGTGCGCAATCCGCAAAAGATCAAATCCGTTCGCGACAACGCCGCTTTCGTCGAACGCGTGTCCAGGGAACATGGCGGCTTCGGCAATTTTCTCGCCGAATGGCCCGCCGATGATCAGGTCGGGCTGATGGCCTATCTGGGCAAGCATGGCAGCCGGCTCGGCGGCAACACCGGCCAGTATTTCCTGCGTTGGCTGGGCTGGGATGCTTTCGTCATTTCGGCCGACATGGCGGCCGCCCTTCGCGACGCGGACCTCGACATCGCCGAAAATCCGACATCGAAGAAGGACCTCGACAAGATCCAGATCCAGATCAACCGATGGGTGGCCGACACGGGCCTGCCGCGCCGGCACATCTCGCGTATCCTGGCGATGTCGATCGGCGAAAACCACTCTCCGCAATCGTTGCGCGACTATATGGGCGACGATTGACGGCCTGAATTGGTCCAAGCGAACGCCATTGCGAGGTGAATTCTGCCGCGCTAAGTCAGCAGCATGATCAGGAAGCTCGACATACTGCGTATCGCCATCGCCCAGCTCAACCCGACCGTCGGCGACGTCGCCGGCAATCTCGCCAAGGCGCGCGAGGCGAGGGCGGATGCCGCCCGGCAGGGCGCCGATCTCGTGCTCTACACCGAGCTTTTCCTTGCAGGCTATCCGCCGGAGGATCTGGTGCTGAAGCCGGCCTTCCTCAGGGCATGCGAGCGCGCCGCCGAGGACTTTGCAGCCGATACCGCCGATGGCGGTCCTGGCGTCATCATCGGCACGCCGCTGAAGCGCAAGAGCGGCACGCATAATTCCATCGTCTTCGCCGATGGCGGCAAGATCATCGCCGAACGCTACAAGCTCGACCTGCCGAACTACGGTGAGTTCGATGAGAAGCGCGTCTTCCAGGCCGGGCCTGAGATACAGGGGCCGGTCAACTTCCGTGGCGTGCGCATCGGCATACCGATCTGCGAGGACATCTGGGGCGAAGTCGGCATCTGCGAGACGCTGGCCGAAAGCGGCGCGGAAATCCTGCTGGTGCCGAACGGTTCGCCTTACTATCGCGCCAAGATCGACGTTCGCCACCAGGTCGTCATCAAGCAAGTCATCGAATGCGGCTTACCGATGATCTATGCCAACCAGCTCGGCGGCCAGGACGAGCTGATCTTCGACGGCGCCTCCTTCGCTATCGGGGCCGACAAGACGCTCGCCTTCCAGATGAGCCAGTTCGAGGACGCGGTCGACATCACCACCTGGAAACGTACTGATAGCGGCTGGATCTGTTCGCAAGGACCGATGTCGAAAATCCCGGACAAGGAGGAGGCCGACTATCGCGCCTGCATGCTCGGCCTGCGCGACTACGTCAACAAGAACGGCTTCAAGAATGTGGTGCTTGGCCTGTCCGGCGGCATCGATTCGGCGATCTGTGCCGCCCTTGCGGTCGACGCGCTCGGCGAGGAGCGGCTGCGTGCCGTCATGATGCCTTATCGCTACACCTCGAAGGACTCGCTGAGGGATGCCGAGGACTGCGCCCGTGCGCTCGGCTGCCGCTATGACATCGTGCCGATCTTCGAGCCGGTCGAAGGATTTCTGCACACGCTGACGCAGTTGTTCGAAGGCACCAAGGAAGGCATCACCGAGGAGAATTTGCAGAGCCGCGCGCGCGGCACCATCCTGATGGCGATCTCCAACAAGTTCGGCTCGATGGTGGTCACCACGGGCAACAAGAGCGAGATGTCGGTCGGCTACGCCACACTCTATGGCGACATGAATGGCGGCTTCAATCCGATCAAGGACCTTTACAAGATGCAGGTCTATGCGCTGTCGCGCTGGCGCAACAGCCATGTGCCGCCGGGCGCGCTCGGACCTTCGGGCGAGGTGATCCCGAAGAACATCATCGACAAGGCGCCGTCGGCCGAACTGCGCGAGAACCAGACCGACCAGGATTCGCTGCCGCCCTATCCGGTGCTGGACGATATTCTGGAATGCCTGGTCGAGAACGAGATGGGCGTCGACGACATCGTCGCACGCGGCCATGACCGGGCGACGGTGACGCGCATCGAGCACTTGCTCTACATCGCCGAATACAAGCGCCGGCAGGCGGCGCCGGGTGTGAAGATCACCAGGAAGAATTTTGGCCGCGACCGCCGCTATCCCATCACCAACCGTTTCAGGGATCGTGGATAGGCGTCCTTTCGCTTGCTGAGCGCGATTGCGCGATGCCGCGGGCGAGTGTGCAACCATGCCGACTGTCGCGGATCGATTTCCGAGCGACCTGCGACCTGCTGATGGCGTGCGGGGTGAACACCCTGCAACGACGATAGGCACAAGCCTCGACTGTTGCAAAATCGCCTCATCGGCTGGGCCAGAAGTGCTTTTGGCCGTGGCTTGCCTTGGCGAGCGATCGAAGCATCCCTATAAGGGCATTTCCGCGATTCCCTTCAGGGAGGACCGAATGCCAGGATTTGACATCGTTATGCGAGGCCGCGAGGCCTAGGTCTGCGCCGGTGTTCCGAAGTATCGGAACCATACCGGACGCAGAAAAGGCATTTGCCGCTGCCGGTCGCCGCCCATGGGCAGGCAACCTACCATAGTCGAACCTCCGCATTCACGGGCAACTAGCCCCGCGCGGTTTTCAACTTTCGACCTTACTGGGATCGGGCTCGTTTGCGCCCGGATGACATCATGGCTCGTTTCAAGATCGATTTGCGCGCGAGCGCCTTTCGCAGCGTTCTTGGCTTCACACTAACCCATTGGCGGCGCCAGCCCTGGCGGCTTTCGCTGATCATGGGCGGTTTCCTGCTGTCGACACTGGCCGACGTGCTGACACCGCTCTATTCCGGCCGGCTGGTCGACGCCGTCGCCAGCAGCGCCGGAGCGGATACCATTGCCTGGAACGCCGCGATGACGGCATTTTTCATCTTGATGGCCCTGGCGCTGACTGGTGTCGTGTT
Coding sequences within:
- a CDS encoding DNA-3-methyladenine glycosylase I → MADFKKIRDRAANRKGGEAELTSLLGPMPDNAAVADITDDRILSTMTERVFAAGFVWRVIEQKWPGFEEAFLRFEPKRLLFQPDDFWHDLASDQRIVRNPQKIKSVRDNAAFVERVSREHGGFGNFLAEWPADDQVGLMAYLGKHGSRLGGNTGQYFLRWLGWDAFVISADMAAALRDADLDIAENPTSKKDLDKIQIQINRWVADTGLPRRHISRILAMSIGENHSPQSLRDYMGDD
- a CDS encoding NAD+ synthase yields the protein MIRKLDILRIAIAQLNPTVGDVAGNLAKAREARADAARQGADLVLYTELFLAGYPPEDLVLKPAFLRACERAAEDFAADTADGGPGVIIGTPLKRKSGTHNSIVFADGGKIIAERYKLDLPNYGEFDEKRVFQAGPEIQGPVNFRGVRIGIPICEDIWGEVGICETLAESGAEILLVPNGSPYYRAKIDVRHQVVIKQVIECGLPMIYANQLGGQDELIFDGASFAIGADKTLAFQMSQFEDAVDITTWKRTDSGWICSQGPMSKIPDKEEADYRACMLGLRDYVNKNGFKNVVLGLSGGIDSAICAALAVDALGEERLRAVMMPYRYTSKDSLRDAEDCARALGCRYDIVPIFEPVEGFLHTLTQLFEGTKEGITEENLQSRARGTILMAISNKFGSMVVTTGNKSEMSVGYATLYGDMNGGFNPIKDLYKMQVYALSRWRNSHVPPGALGPSGEVIPKNIIDKAPSAELRENQTDQDSLPPYPVLDDILECLVENEMGVDDIVARGHDRATVTRIEHLLYIAEYKRRQAAPGVKITRKNFGRDRRYPITNRFRDRG